In Streptomyces sp. NBC_01439, the following are encoded in one genomic region:
- a CDS encoding ABC transporter ATP-binding protein — protein sequence MRITAEDLNWSVSDTPVVRGVDLDVAPGETVGLIGPNGSGKSSLLRCLAGLRVPDAGTVRYDDRSIRNWSARRIARRIAFVEQDSGFGSDLRVADVVGLGRTPFRDGLRGPDATDRAVVAAALDRVGLTALAGRSWKGLSGGERQRAHIARALAQQPYGLLLDEPTNHLDVKHQLELMELLAGTPQTVLVALHDLTLAARHCDRLLLMHRGRLIASGTPAAVLTAEHLAQIFEVDAELATDSLGRPSVSYRGPLRAVTPATAPTPTPTPVPLPVLRQGTS from the coding sequence GTGAGGATCACCGCCGAAGACCTGAACTGGTCGGTCTCGGACACGCCCGTCGTCCGCGGGGTCGACCTGGACGTCGCGCCGGGCGAGACGGTCGGACTGATCGGCCCCAACGGCTCCGGCAAGTCCTCGTTGCTGCGCTGCCTGGCCGGGCTGCGCGTGCCCGACGCGGGCACGGTGCGCTACGACGACCGGTCGATACGGAACTGGAGCGCGCGCCGGATCGCCCGTCGGATCGCCTTCGTGGAACAGGACTCCGGATTCGGCTCCGACCTGCGCGTCGCCGACGTCGTGGGGCTGGGACGGACCCCCTTCCGCGACGGCCTGCGCGGACCGGACGCCACCGACCGGGCGGTCGTCGCGGCCGCGCTGGACCGCGTCGGCCTCACCGCGCTCGCCGGGCGCTCCTGGAAGGGCCTGTCGGGCGGCGAGCGGCAGCGCGCCCACATCGCCCGCGCGCTCGCCCAACAACCGTACGGTCTGCTCCTCGACGAGCCCACCAACCACCTGGACGTCAAGCACCAGTTGGAGCTGATGGAACTGCTCGCCGGCACCCCGCAGACGGTCCTGGTCGCCCTGCACGACCTCACCCTGGCCGCCCGCCACTGCGACCGGCTGCTGCTCATGCACCGGGGCCGCCTGATCGCCTCCGGCACCCCCGCCGCCGTCCTCACCGCCGAGCACCTGGCCCAGATCTTCGAGGTCGACGCCGAACTGGCCACCGACTCCCTGGGACGGCCCTCGGTGTCCTACCGCGGCCCCTTGCGCGCCGTCACGCCCGCCACCGCCCCCACACCCACACCCACACCCGTACCTCTTCCCGTACTCCGACAAGGAACGTCATGA
- a CDS encoding Rossmann-like domain-containing protein, producing the protein MTSHPTTAPAPTVDSLVAAVLAGEHGPLPCELVATSVFWIHHGTRLAGSDTTYLNQYVLVRLGGSFGGCAFEAGEIDPTICRDSSGAPLDVLLREAPRPLRIAALDAYLAGQLPHRDAGAEPLTLPAGTPEVRARARDAAIAGLLDIRAGARVGLIGVVNPLVAAIRERGGVPLPCDFNLRSTQWGDPVTTDMHEVLERADAVVATGMTLSNGSFDTVLDRCRTRGVPLVVYAQSGSAVARAFLGSGVTALSAEPFPFSQFSADPTTLYRYRTAGQP; encoded by the coding sequence ATGACGAGCCACCCGACCACCGCGCCCGCACCGACCGTCGACTCCCTCGTCGCGGCCGTACTGGCCGGCGAACACGGCCCGCTGCCCTGCGAACTCGTGGCGACCAGCGTGTTCTGGATCCACCACGGCACCCGGCTCGCCGGCAGCGACACCACCTACCTCAACCAGTACGTCCTGGTGCGCCTCGGCGGCTCCTTCGGCGGCTGCGCCTTCGAGGCCGGCGAGATCGACCCGACGATCTGCCGCGACTCCTCGGGCGCCCCGCTCGACGTGCTGCTCCGCGAGGCTCCGCGCCCGCTGCGGATCGCCGCCCTCGACGCGTACCTGGCCGGGCAGCTCCCGCACCGCGACGCCGGGGCGGAGCCGCTCACCCTCCCCGCGGGCACCCCCGAAGTGCGCGCCCGGGCCCGTGACGCGGCCATCGCCGGGCTGCTGGACATCCGCGCGGGCGCCCGGGTCGGCCTCATCGGCGTGGTGAACCCGCTGGTCGCGGCGATCCGCGAGCGGGGCGGCGTACCGCTGCCGTGCGACTTCAACCTGAGGTCCACCCAGTGGGGCGATCCCGTCACCACCGACATGCACGAGGTGCTGGAGCGTGCCGACGCCGTCGTCGCCACCGGCATGACCCTCAGCAACGGTTCCTTCGACACCGTCCTCGACCGCTGCCGCACCCGGGGCGTGCCCCTGGTCGTGTACGCACAGAGCGGCAGCGCGGTGGCCCGGGCCTTCCTCGGCTCCGGGGTGACCGCCCTGTCCGCGGAGCCCTTCCCCTTCTCCCAGTTCAGCGCTGACCCGACGACCCTGTACCGCTACCGGACGGCGGGGCAGCCGTGA
- a CDS encoding GHMP family kinase ATP-binding protein: MTAPPARRGTGHAACHHGEILQGVFLDATGRRCAGLVTLPMTGMGSRAEFTRRPGTPPQQLTVVPGDRTKAARAAALTVAECARRHREPPCGGELRITGDIPVGLGMGSSTSDVIAVVRAVADSYGVRLAPGTVARLAVRAELACDPLMLDARPALFAQREGRVLEVLGPRLPPLVVVGCALGGGSPVDTLALPARTYDESEVRAFERLRALLRRAVAKGDAALLGQVATASARRGQQLLRHPEFDTLAGIGRRLGALGVQIAHSGAVAGLLLDPAAPGLHHRIRGCVRALDSNGIAATRVFTTFPPLPPLPTTQEFSSGPAHCGGRRPSRPDTPRRPARLPAL, encoded by the coding sequence GTGACCGCTCCCCCCGCCCGCCGCGGCACCGGGCACGCCGCCTGCCACCACGGCGAGATCCTCCAGGGCGTCTTCCTCGACGCCACCGGGCGCCGGTGCGCCGGCCTGGTCACCCTGCCGATGACCGGGATGGGCAGCCGGGCCGAGTTCACCCGGCGTCCGGGCACCCCGCCGCAGCAGCTCACCGTCGTACCGGGCGACCGTACGAAGGCCGCCCGGGCGGCGGCCCTCACCGTCGCGGAATGCGCGCGGCGGCATCGGGAGCCGCCCTGCGGAGGGGAGTTGCGGATCACCGGGGACATCCCGGTGGGACTCGGCATGGGGAGCTCCACCAGTGATGTCATCGCCGTCGTGCGCGCGGTCGCGGACTCCTACGGGGTGCGGCTGGCACCCGGTACCGTCGCCCGGCTGGCAGTGCGCGCCGAACTGGCCTGCGACCCGCTGATGCTCGACGCCCGCCCGGCGCTCTTCGCCCAGCGCGAGGGGCGGGTGCTGGAGGTCCTCGGCCCCCGCCTGCCGCCGCTGGTCGTCGTGGGCTGCGCCCTGGGCGGGGGCTCGCCCGTGGACACCCTCGCCCTGCCGGCGCGTACGTACGACGAGAGCGAGGTGCGCGCCTTCGAACGGCTGCGCGCCCTGCTGCGGCGGGCCGTGGCCAAGGGCGACGCGGCCCTGCTGGGCCAGGTCGCGACCGCCAGCGCGCGACGGGGCCAACAACTCCTGCGTCACCCGGAGTTCGACACGCTGGCCGGCATCGGCCGGCGGCTCGGGGCCCTGGGGGTCCAGATCGCGCACAGCGGTGCGGTGGCCGGTCTGCTCCTCGACCCGGCGGCCCCGGGCCTGCACCACCGGATCCGCGGCTGCGTGCGGGCCCTGGACAGCAACGGCATCGCCGCGACCCGCGTCTTCACGACCTTCCCACCCCTCCCGCCCCTCCCGACGACCCAGGAGTTCTCCAGTGGACCAGCACATTGCGGAGGCCGTCGGCCGTCCCGACCTGATACGCCTCGACGACCGGCTCGTCTGCCTGCGCTTTGA
- a CDS encoding pyridoxal-phosphate dependent enzyme, with protein sequence MDQHIAEAVGRPDLIRLDDRLVCLRFETMKVVSALAAVRHLLDTGVVRRGDTLLDSSSGIYAYALALACHRHGMRCHIVGSTTVDRTLCAQLAVLGATLERMEPCEDLKLDQKRRVERIHEILAEHPEYHWMRQYHDDIHYLGYRAVAERIRRSTGGDALTLVGGVGSGASTGALARYLREDSPDVELVGVQPFGSVTFGSEHVADPEIIIAGIGSSIPFGNVSHASYDTLHWISFDAALSGSVDLLRRHAVFAGLSTGAGYLAARWERARAPQRTVLFIAADTGHRYVDGVYARHREAAAVDSLTPHQVTDRAELALPWSRMRWNRAPDARPTDRPRPPTRSAISHE encoded by the coding sequence GTGGACCAGCACATTGCGGAGGCCGTCGGCCGTCCCGACCTGATACGCCTCGACGACCGGCTCGTCTGCCTGCGCTTTGAAACCATGAAGGTCGTCTCCGCCCTCGCCGCGGTCCGCCACCTGCTCGACACGGGGGTGGTGCGGCGCGGGGACACGCTGCTGGACAGCTCCAGCGGGATCTACGCGTACGCCCTCGCGCTGGCCTGCCACCGCCACGGGATGCGCTGCCACATCGTCGGATCGACGACCGTCGACCGCACGCTCTGCGCCCAACTGGCCGTGCTCGGGGCGACGCTGGAGCGGATGGAGCCCTGCGAGGACCTGAAGTTGGACCAGAAGCGGCGGGTCGAGCGCATCCACGAGATCCTCGCGGAGCACCCCGAGTACCACTGGATGCGGCAGTACCACGACGACATCCACTACCTGGGCTACCGGGCGGTGGCCGAGCGGATCCGGCGGTCGACCGGCGGGGACGCCCTGACCCTGGTCGGCGGGGTCGGCTCGGGCGCCTCCACCGGGGCCCTCGCCCGCTATCTGAGGGAGGACTCCCCCGATGTCGAACTCGTCGGTGTGCAGCCCTTCGGCAGTGTCACCTTCGGCTCCGAGCACGTGGCCGACCCCGAGATCATCATCGCCGGGATCGGCAGCTCCATCCCCTTCGGGAACGTCAGCCACGCGTCCTACGACACGCTCCACTGGATCTCCTTCGACGCCGCGCTGTCCGGCAGCGTCGACCTGTTGCGGCGGCACGCGGTCTTCGCCGGCCTGTCCACCGGGGCCGGTTACCTCGCCGCCCGCTGGGAACGGGCCCGGGCGCCGCAACGCACGGTCCTCTTCATCGCCGCCGACACCGGCCACCGGTACGTGGACGGCGTGTACGCCCGCCACCGGGAAGCGGCCGCCGTCGACTCCCTGACGCCGCACCAGGTCACGGATCGGGCCGAACTCGCGCTCCCCTGGTCCCGGATGCGCTGGAACCGGGCCCCGGACGCACGGCCGACCGATCGGCCCCGTCCACCGACCCGTTCAGCCATCAGTCACGAATGA
- a CDS encoding M20 family metallopeptidase, whose product MRMYQSTAVSVDAMLEDLRTLVEVESPSRDLDALNASARAVAAVIESRLGGRAALVESQAGPHVYWSGGGDPRVLILGHHDTVFPLGTLARRPFRVEGGHATGPGVFDMLGGLVQAVHGLAALDDLSGVEVLVTADEEVGSGSSRALIEERARACGVVLVFEGAADGGGLKTGRKGCGTFEVVVKGRAAHAGLEPEAGVNALVEAAQQVLDLVALGRPEIGTTVTPTVASAGTSDNVVPAEATVLVDVRVESAGEKERVEAAMAALAPHLDGAEIVVRGAVGRPPMPESASAGLFEMARRLLPGIEGKAVGGGSDGNFTGALGVPTLDGLGAVGGGAHADHEYLVVDAMAERANLVTGLVNAIRDGG is encoded by the coding sequence ATGAGGATGTACCAGAGCACTGCCGTGAGCGTTGACGCGATGCTCGAGGACCTGCGCACGCTCGTGGAGGTCGAGTCCCCGTCGCGCGACCTCGATGCGCTGAACGCCTCGGCCCGTGCCGTGGCGGCGGTCATCGAGAGCCGACTGGGCGGGCGGGCCGCCCTGGTGGAGAGCCAGGCCGGCCCGCACGTGTACTGGTCGGGCGGAGGCGATCCCCGGGTGCTGATCCTCGGTCACCACGACACGGTCTTCCCGCTGGGCACGTTGGCGCGCCGCCCCTTCCGGGTGGAGGGCGGGCACGCGACGGGCCCCGGCGTCTTCGACATGCTCGGGGGTCTCGTCCAGGCCGTTCACGGCCTGGCGGCCCTGGATGACCTGTCGGGAGTGGAGGTCCTGGTGACCGCCGACGAGGAGGTCGGTTCCGGTTCCTCCCGGGCTCTGATCGAGGAGCGGGCCCGCGCTTGCGGCGTGGTGCTCGTGTTCGAGGGCGCAGCCGATGGCGGGGGCCTGAAGACTGGTCGCAAGGGGTGCGGCACGTTCGAGGTGGTCGTCAAGGGGCGGGCGGCGCATGCCGGGTTGGAGCCGGAGGCGGGCGTGAACGCGCTGGTCGAGGCGGCGCAGCAGGTACTGGACCTCGTGGCGCTCGGCCGGCCGGAGATCGGGACGACGGTGACGCCGACCGTGGCCTCGGCGGGAACCTCGGACAACGTCGTTCCGGCGGAGGCGACGGTGTTGGTCGACGTCCGGGTCGAGTCGGCCGGGGAGAAGGAGCGCGTCGAGGCGGCGATGGCGGCATTGGCGCCGCACTTGGACGGGGCGGAGATCGTGGTTCGGGGAGCCGTGGGCCGACCCCCGATGCCGGAGTCGGCGTCGGCGGGGTTGTTCGAGATGGCGCGGCGACTGCTCCCCGGCATCGAGGGCAAGGCGGTCGGTGGCGGCAGCGACGGCAACTTCACGGGCGCGTTGGGGGTTCCTACGCTCGACGGCCTGGGAGCGGTCGGCGGTGGTGCCCATGCCGACCACGAGTACCTGGTGGTCGATGCCATGGCGGAGCGGGCGAATCTCGTCACGGGACTCGTGAACGCGATCCGCGACGGCGGGTAG